The following are encoded in a window of Bdellovibrio svalbardensis genomic DNA:
- a CDS encoding Calx-beta domain-containing protein, with protein MNRTIFISLLLLLSLTLSACNLFDKKVEGYVGTETGGASVPGSPSSSKVGMAATASVVVFTEGGTTDAIIQLNRPLQSAATLNWTVENGTADFVTSSGTVNLSANDTSFRIPLAAVADGLYEGDETFNLRIEGDSSVFSTVLVVPLKIQETQARPSVSFENAGQSKTRSDVMATAKVRLSQASAFVTKVLLKTSGSATGGGVDYDLLPSDAVIFGPGETEKILTVLIKSGGGPKPLQDIVISLDRIEYGAAAVDSANNAHTILLSDPAGTGLFPITGITGGTDGTADGYLTNGAVPTVRWTNAANQNGYQVTIFENDGTTIKCAPVTTLPDVIFKTMTGCNLTEGKTYKASVVALFASGPSPASNDLFPFQVHTVPPTNFGIIGLMGGTDISPDGFLAGSLVPTIVWGDSTGENSYEIRVKNTGGTTICGPITVFANVTSVSMEGCTLTAGTSYKASVIALDAAGFSVAATNNDFNFTVTNSTSGYLILGVTGGLGDTTADDNMDDGLNPIINWQTALNASNYDVSILNLDNSVNCGPVNVSAATKSYMLAGCQLRLHDQYKVVVVAKDALNNSYPAANGPYVFRHRVGLYINGGGGSYFHGQTVTSCGTVGNRDACNAATPYEATAEIVESQIRVSNNGVISAKAWAGDAATVGNGILKITADYLRLDTNGSLVASGAGYKSTLGPGAGQSGTWAMGASYGGLSGLLVGKVQSPAYGNAKIPGVMGSGGGAGSGVAGGAGGGIIDLTVNTSLDFATGSIVSNGGVGGYQTGPSCWTSGGGGSGGSIYIKAANIGGSGANISSIGAGIPTVGCANSGGSGGRVSLNYDTITYTGGVTTLTANTHVRGGGAGAAKGASGTIYYLNCKDPLNCSVSPKNGYLIADNEGAVPHYQGVETPIPIDVFDGISTRNDGTFIVLPADEYLHRFPKVDFRIVIAGLISMPAPLDPKTLDIGPNGYFEWRRLGQVRDWDNIIVESGGVLTHTSNSNTETYKLDISTVNLTVLGKIDTDGRGYTDRSGPGGATIGGAAYGGMGSSGSNSLVYGDIRNPQGLGSAAAGAGSSGGGWIKIAADSLDISGGTLSAKGVSGGSGGTIFVNGNILKGTGGTLDVEGGANGPSNLSGGGGRIAVYYNDASLLPAASVTSLTFKTKGGSAGNTGASGTVFHKQNLETYGNLIVRNETNTYNEAVLTPLRDAGTFDSITTDTNGTVIVPAGLTVQLPSTNINYRLVMEGGFTLPGGASNMTIKSGGYLEWRQTLPLQLSNLTIESAGLLTSSTNSSAKQYFVNLDISNTLLIQGDIDVSRRGYASMRGPGAPRNGGLGAAYAGYGGSNNALTVLDSTPYGLADVKNPTEMGSGGNGSAGGGLVLIKALGGTGSVNLQGRILADGQGSGSTGGSGGSVYIQADSITGTVAGQISANGGSSGNSGSGGRIAVVVGTDSFPGKLASQIPAGNLRAYGGTVNYGDNRGGAAGSIYLKESTDTQGRVYYDNNNFAYASYVETPYSEGVLFDSISTTRNATLIVTSGQTVTLQSDTLPFRLAIEGMLSTPGNNLILDTNSLLEWRKITPMSFGDITIKTGATLRHTANGTQKSYALNINAANFDLQNGGLIDLDGAGYSAGNGPGASSGAGAHGGNSNSGKAYDSVIWPEDLGSGGAGANGGGALIGTISGTLTLNGNIRARGTNGTHGGAGGSIAFDTNVLAGSAGVLNVNGGNGAGGEGGAGGRIAVLYSSSSYTPNVDGLINTATAIGGTGAGSLDGGAGTIYYRNKTLEAAGQGHLVIRNTGRTYNEAVTTPLPEQPNMGTIVVDTAGAVEIPMGSSANLPTSDLTYRLILAGDVTVPTRTLNVKSGGVLEIRRGAPVTSIDYLTVDAGGLITHTKNLDVKRYSVYLKTVDFNLSGKVDVSARGYVSGYGSGRGNSVASGGAPGGSHAGLCHPATGSCYSAYDSLKSPADLGSAGGYSGAYAGGSGGGMFTLETTSATLQAGSEVRADGQSAASTGGFYPGGGAGGSINISATATLTANGSTLSANGGNGAGNVGGNGGGGRISLVYQTGPNEATLLSSNSISSMGGNIPTIGLKMAGAGTVYYHYKDSAETYGRLRIDNKGNPYFEGSETEIIQNDFLQALTVADSTTGLAIRSGVSFDMLTSNLDFPLRMAGTANFNGGILNVKPTGLLNIDRSTKYSLNSLTVESGGKISHSANGAVQRSAVYIETVGDLDLQSGSLIDVSAKGYSAGLGSGRAQSSGGAKAGGGAGHGGVGGGDGSTSTPGLTYGSYDFPTSIGSGGADGKPGCVGGIGGGAVRLKVNGQLSLNGQILANGQSASSSGCDSGGGGSGGSVFIETNVLAGNGTTGQVHSDGGGAPAGTSNHGGGGGGGRIAITVTTAGGVVPPVVMASGGTAYAGKLGSNGTVKQVIP; from the coding sequence ATGAATAGAACGATTTTTATATCACTGCTGTTGCTGCTGAGTCTGACTTTGTCGGCCTGCAACCTCTTTGATAAAAAGGTTGAAGGTTATGTTGGCACCGAGACCGGAGGAGCCAGCGTCCCTGGCAGTCCTAGTAGTTCTAAGGTGGGTATGGCCGCGACAGCTTCTGTAGTGGTATTCACGGAGGGCGGAACAACCGACGCGATCATTCAATTGAATCGACCTCTTCAGTCTGCGGCAACTTTAAATTGGACAGTTGAAAATGGAACCGCAGACTTTGTAACCTCATCTGGAACTGTCAATCTAAGTGCCAATGACACCAGTTTCCGAATTCCTTTGGCGGCGGTTGCGGATGGACTTTATGAAGGGGATGAAACCTTCAACTTGCGTATCGAAGGTGACAGCAGTGTTTTTTCGACAGTACTTGTTGTTCCATTGAAGATTCAGGAAACTCAAGCTCGTCCCAGTGTCAGTTTTGAAAACGCTGGTCAGTCAAAAACCAGATCTGATGTTATGGCGACCGCAAAGGTTCGTTTGTCGCAAGCCTCTGCCTTTGTCACGAAAGTACTTTTGAAAACTTCAGGTTCGGCAACAGGTGGCGGTGTCGATTATGATCTTTTGCCAAGTGATGCCGTAATTTTTGGGCCTGGAGAGACGGAAAAAATTCTGACGGTTTTAATTAAATCCGGCGGTGGGCCCAAACCTCTTCAGGATATTGTTATTAGTTTAGATCGCATTGAATATGGGGCGGCGGCGGTGGACTCTGCCAACAACGCTCATACTATTTTGCTTTCAGACCCGGCGGGCACGGGGCTTTTTCCTATCACTGGGATCACTGGTGGTACGGATGGCACAGCCGATGGCTATTTGACCAACGGGGCGGTTCCTACAGTTCGTTGGACAAATGCCGCGAATCAGAACGGATACCAAGTTACTATATTTGAAAATGACGGAACCACGATCAAATGTGCCCCGGTCACAACATTGCCTGATGTTATTTTTAAAACGATGACGGGTTGTAATCTTACAGAGGGAAAAACCTATAAAGCTTCCGTCGTCGCATTGTTTGCTTCCGGACCTTCACCTGCAAGCAATGACCTTTTTCCATTTCAAGTTCACACAGTGCCGCCGACAAATTTTGGAATCATTGGTCTTATGGGTGGTACGGATATTTCACCCGATGGATTTTTGGCAGGTTCATTGGTGCCGACCATTGTGTGGGGAGATTCTACAGGGGAAAACTCCTATGAAATCAGAGTTAAGAATACAGGTGGCACGACAATCTGTGGACCGATAACGGTCTTTGCCAATGTCACTTCAGTTTCAATGGAAGGATGCACACTCACTGCTGGCACTTCTTATAAAGCTTCAGTCATAGCTCTGGATGCTGCGGGCTTCAGCGTTGCTGCAACCAACAATGATTTCAATTTTACGGTGACCAATTCAACTTCGGGATATTTGATCTTGGGAGTCACCGGTGGTTTGGGTGATACGACGGCGGATGACAATATGGATGATGGACTTAATCCTATCATCAATTGGCAGACCGCACTGAATGCATCGAATTATGATGTGTCGATTTTGAATTTAGATAATTCAGTGAATTGTGGTCCCGTGAATGTCTCGGCTGCAACGAAGTCTTATATGCTGGCGGGATGTCAGTTACGTCTGCATGATCAGTACAAAGTTGTTGTGGTCGCAAAAGATGCGCTTAATAACAGTTATCCTGCTGCGAATGGTCCTTACGTGTTCCGACATCGTGTAGGATTGTACATTAACGGCGGCGGCGGATCTTACTTCCATGGGCAGACTGTGACTTCTTGTGGGACCGTGGGAAATCGTGATGCTTGTAATGCTGCGACTCCATATGAAGCGACCGCTGAAATCGTTGAGTCACAAATACGAGTTTCTAATAATGGTGTGATTTCTGCGAAGGCCTGGGCCGGTGATGCGGCAACGGTTGGCAATGGAATTTTAAAAATTACAGCGGACTATCTTCGCTTGGATACCAATGGAAGTTTGGTGGCTTCAGGTGCGGGATATAAATCGACATTAGGACCTGGAGCTGGTCAGTCGGGAACCTGGGCGATGGGGGCTTCTTACGGTGGGCTCAGTGGTCTTTTGGTTGGGAAAGTACAGTCACCGGCATACGGTAATGCAAAAATTCCCGGTGTTATGGGTAGCGGTGGCGGTGCCGGCAGTGGAGTTGCAGGCGGCGCTGGCGGAGGGATCATTGATCTCACGGTCAATACCAGCTTGGATTTTGCAACGGGCAGTATTGTTTCCAACGGTGGTGTAGGTGGATATCAGACGGGACCAAGTTGTTGGACTTCAGGCGGTGGTGGTTCCGGCGGTTCTATTTACATCAAAGCGGCGAACATCGGTGGATCTGGTGCGAACATTTCTTCTATTGGTGCCGGGATTCCAACTGTCGGCTGTGCAAACTCAGGTGGTAGTGGTGGACGGGTTTCTTTGAACTACGACACCATCACTTATACCGGAGGCGTGACGACCTTGACTGCGAACACCCACGTCAGAGGTGGAGGAGCAGGGGCCGCAAAGGGCGCTTCAGGAACGATCTACTATCTTAATTGTAAGGATCCTTTAAATTGCAGTGTGTCCCCGAAGAATGGATATTTGATCGCCGATAATGAAGGGGCTGTTCCACATTATCAGGGCGTGGAGACACCTATTCCAATAGATGTGTTTGACGGTATCAGCACACGCAATGATGGAACCTTTATTGTACTTCCAGCAGATGAGTACTTGCATCGTTTTCCAAAGGTTGATTTTAGAATTGTTATCGCAGGCTTGATATCAATGCCAGCACCATTGGATCCAAAAACTTTGGATATTGGACCGAATGGATATTTTGAATGGCGCCGTCTGGGGCAAGTCAGAGATTGGGATAATATTATTGTAGAGTCTGGTGGAGTCTTAACTCACACCAGTAATTCCAACACCGAGACCTATAAGCTGGATATCAGTACCGTCAATCTGACCGTGTTGGGTAAAATTGATACTGATGGACGCGGGTATACGGATCGCAGTGGGCCCGGTGGCGCGACCATTGGCGGAGCGGCCTATGGAGGCATGGGTAGTAGCGGTAGCAACTCTTTGGTTTATGGTGATATCAGAAATCCTCAAGGATTGGGAAGTGCTGCTGCGGGAGCGGGATCTTCGGGTGGAGGCTGGATTAAAATTGCAGCCGACTCATTGGATATTTCTGGCGGGACCTTGTCTGCCAAAGGAGTGTCGGGTGGTTCTGGTGGAACTATTTTTGTTAATGGCAATATTCTAAAAGGAACCGGCGGCACGCTGGATGTCGAAGGCGGTGCGAACGGCCCCAGCAATCTTAGCGGTGGCGGTGGTCGAATTGCTGTGTACTACAATGATGCGAGCTTGCTTCCTGCTGCATCCGTGACTTCTCTGACTTTCAAAACTAAAGGTGGGTCAGCTGGGAACACCGGAGCTTCGGGGACAGTTTTCCACAAACAAAATTTAGAAACGTACGGCAATCTGATCGTGCGCAACGAGACGAACACTTATAACGAGGCCGTGCTCACACCTTTACGAGATGCTGGGACTTTTGATTCGATCACAACGGATACGAACGGAACAGTTATCGTCCCGGCGGGTCTAACGGTGCAATTGCCTTCTACAAATATTAACTATCGTTTGGTGATGGAAGGTGGATTTACACTTCCAGGTGGCGCTTCGAATATGACTATCAAATCGGGTGGCTATCTTGAATGGCGTCAGACATTGCCACTTCAGTTGAGCAATCTCACGATTGAGTCTGCGGGACTGTTGACGTCCTCAACAAACAGTTCTGCAAAACAGTACTTCGTCAATTTGGATATTTCCAACACTTTGCTGATTCAAGGAGATATTGATGTCAGCAGACGAGGCTATGCTTCGATGAGAGGCCCGGGGGCTCCTCGGAATGGGGGCTTAGGTGCCGCGTACGCTGGCTATGGTGGAAGTAATAATGCTCTGACTGTTTTAGACAGCACTCCTTATGGTCTGGCTGATGTAAAGAATCCGACCGAGATGGGCAGTGGAGGAAACGGCTCTGCTGGTGGTGGATTGGTTTTGATCAAGGCACTGGGCGGAACTGGAAGCGTGAATTTGCAAGGGCGAATTTTAGCAGATGGTCAAGGCAGTGGTTCTACCGGAGGCTCGGGTGGAAGCGTTTATATTCAAGCGGATAGTATTACGGGAACTGTCGCGGGGCAGATCTCTGCGAATGGCGGATCCAGCGGTAACAGTGGTTCTGGAGGAAGAATTGCGGTTGTTGTCGGGACAGATTCATTCCCGGGAAAATTAGCCAGTCAAATTCCTGCAGGAAATCTTCGTGCCTACGGTGGCACAGTTAATTATGGCGACAATCGTGGTGGAGCCGCTGGTTCCATTTATCTGAAGGAAAGCACCGACACTCAAGGCCGTGTTTACTATGACAATAACAACTTTGCCTATGCTTCTTATGTCGAAACTCCTTATTCCGAGGGTGTGCTATTCGACTCAATATCAACGACTCGCAATGCGACCCTGATTGTGACAAGTGGACAAACAGTGACTTTGCAGTCGGACACTTTGCCTTTCCGACTTGCGATCGAAGGTATGTTGTCGACACCTGGAAATAATTTGATTCTTGATACCAACTCCTTGTTAGAGTGGCGAAAAATCACACCAATGAGTTTCGGGGATATCACAATAAAAACAGGTGCCACTTTAAGACACACAGCTAATGGCACACAGAAAAGTTATGCTCTGAATATCAATGCTGCCAATTTTGATTTGCAAAATGGCGGTCTTATTGACTTGGATGGAGCTGGCTATTCTGCAGGTAACGGGCCTGGTGCAAGTTCAGGGGCGGGTGCTCATGGTGGCAATTCTAATTCCGGCAAGGCCTATGATTCTGTGATTTGGCCTGAAGATCTTGGTAGTGGTGGCGCGGGTGCCAACGGCGGCGGAGCCTTGATTGGCACAATCTCGGGGACTTTGACATTAAATGGAAATATCAGAGCTCGCGGTACGAACGGGACCCATGGTGGTGCGGGTGGAAGTATCGCATTTGATACGAATGTTCTTGCGGGATCTGCGGGAGTGTTGAATGTGAATGGTGGCAATGGTGCTGGTGGTGAAGGCGGTGCTGGCGGTCGCATTGCAGTTCTTTACAGCTCAAGCAGTTACACACCAAATGTCGATGGATTGATTAATACGGCAACTGCCATAGGTGGAACTGGTGCAGGCAGCCTCGATGGTGGTGCTGGTACAATTTATTATAGAAATAAGACGCTCGAAGCTGCGGGGCAAGGGCATTTGGTCATTCGCAACACAGGCAGAACATACAATGAAGCGGTGACAACGCCTCTTCCAGAGCAGCCAAATATGGGGACTATCGTGGTGGATACTGCGGGAGCCGTGGAGATTCCGATGGGGTCGAGTGCAAACTTGCCCACCTCTGATCTGACCTATCGGTTGATTTTAGCTGGAGACGTCACGGTTCCGACAAGAACTTTGAATGTTAAATCCGGTGGTGTTTTAGAAATCAGACGTGGTGCCCCAGTGACCAGTATTGATTATTTGACGGTCGATGCAGGTGGCTTGATCACTCATACAAAAAATCTGGATGTAAAAAGATATTCCGTCTATTTGAAAACCGTGGATTTTAATCTCAGCGGGAAAGTGGATGTTTCGGCAAGAGGTTACGTCAGTGGCTATGGATCAGGACGTGGTAATTCTGTGGCATCAGGGGGCGCTCCGGGCGGTTCTCATGCAGGTTTGTGCCATCCAGCAACGGGCAGCTGCTATTCAGCTTATGACTCTTTAAAGTCACCAGCAGATTTAGGAAGTGCTGGAGGTTACTCCGGAGCTTATGCCGGTGGATCCGGTGGAGGAATGTTTACACTGGAGACAACGTCGGCAACTTTACAAGCGGGTTCTGAAGTTCGAGCTGATGGGCAAAGTGCTGCTTCCACTGGAGGATTTTATCCAGGTGGTGGTGCCGGGGGCTCAATTAATATTTCTGCAACTGCAACTTTGACGGCGAATGGCTCCACTTTATCGGCCAATGGCGGTAATGGTGCGGGTAACGTCGGTGGAAATGGCGGTGGCGGTCGAATTTCTTTGGTTTATCAGACGGGGCCTAACGAAGCGACACTGCTCAGTAGCAATTCAATTTCAAGCATGGGTGGTAACATTCCAACTATCGGCCTGAAAATGGCGGGAGCTGGAACCGTTTACTATCACTACAAAGACAGCGCTGAAACATACGGTCGTCTTCGTATTGATAATAAAGGCAATCCATACTTCGAAGGCTCAGAGACAGAAATTATTCAAAATGACTTCCTTCAGGCTCTGACAGTTGCGGACTCCACAACGGGGTTGGCGATTCGTTCCGGAGTGAGTTTCGATATGTTGACTTCAAATTTGGATTTCCCTCTGCGCATGGCGGGAACGGCGAATTTCAATGGCGGCATTTTGAATGTGAAGCCAACGGGTTTGTTGAACATCGATCGTAGTACCAAATACAGTCTGAATTCATTGACTGTTGAGAGCGGTGGTAAAATCAGTCATTCCGCGAATGGAGCGGTCCAACGAAGTGCCGTCTATATCGAGACGGTCGGGGATCTTGATTTACAATCCGGCTCATTAATTGATGTGTCAGCGAAAGGATATAGTGCAGGGTTGGGATCTGGTCGTGCGCAATCTTCTGGAGGAGCTAAAGCCGGCGGTGGAGCTGGTCACGGTGGTGTCGGCGGCGGCGACGGTTCAACTTCCACACCAGGTCTGACTTATGGATCCTATGACTTCCCGACTTCTATCGGAAGTGGTGGCGCAGATGGAAAACCTGGTTGTGTCGGTGGAATAGGTGGCGGTGCTGTGCGCTTGAAGGTCAACGGACAGTTGTCTTTGAATGGGCAAATTTTGGCGAACGGGCAGAGTGCATCCTCATCAGGATGTGACAGTGGCGGCGGAGGATCTGGCGGCAGTGTCTTTATTGAAACCAATGTCCTTGCAGGCAATGGAACCACGGGACAGGTGCATAGCGATGGTGGTGGTGCACCGGCTGGCACCAGCAATCACGGTGGCGGCGGAGGCGGCGGTCGTATCGCTATTACAGTAACAACTGCAGGCGGAGTTGTTCCACCGGTAGTGATGGCGAGTGGTGGAACTGCTTATGCAGGTAAGCTTGGTTCTAACGGAACTGTCAAACAAGTGATTCCATAG
- a CDS encoding ATP-binding protein has product MKLKDKYADLIPADEFPRLFELFGDLSVLEHPIETDKKDDLGKDILIVESAPIKNVIGALTTKQARQIIQTSASLFRLEIILSGLMNLEHEVFCNNPAAFMMRFFRLQFSGEVTEHEFTLTETTEKWAVLEALKGLLPSTTSESQVTEIRSVIDELVTNAFFNAPVDRNKKPLFKVRNRSDDFTLPEGQKIKIKIGVAKSHMLVLVQDPYGSVVVRDILKRLHDIYSHDEPPTPRIGTGGAGLGLKMVLDRIESFYMVVKPDAYSLFGTLIPTDKGMKKMFSTSKNIHLNY; this is encoded by the coding sequence ATGAAACTCAAAGACAAGTATGCCGACCTCATTCCTGCTGATGAATTTCCGCGCCTGTTCGAACTATTTGGTGACCTTTCCGTCCTAGAGCACCCCATCGAGACTGATAAAAAAGATGACCTCGGGAAAGACATTCTGATTGTCGAATCTGCTCCTATTAAGAATGTGATCGGAGCTTTGACCACCAAACAGGCACGACAAATCATTCAGACGTCAGCATCACTCTTTAGACTTGAAATAATCTTATCCGGCCTTATGAACTTAGAGCATGAAGTGTTCTGCAATAACCCTGCGGCATTTATGATGAGGTTTTTCCGACTGCAATTTTCCGGTGAAGTCACAGAACACGAGTTCACTCTTACAGAAACCACGGAAAAATGGGCAGTTTTGGAAGCTTTAAAGGGCTTACTGCCTTCCACAACCAGCGAATCTCAGGTCACAGAGATAAGGTCTGTTATTGATGAATTGGTCACCAACGCCTTTTTCAATGCTCCTGTCGATCGGAATAAGAAGCCGCTGTTCAAGGTTCGTAATCGCAGTGATGACTTCACGCTGCCCGAAGGACAGAAGATTAAGATCAAAATCGGCGTGGCAAAAAGCCACATGCTGGTGTTAGTGCAGGATCCTTACGGGTCGGTCGTTGTTCGAGACATACTCAAACGTCTTCATGATATCTACTCCCATGATGAGCCCCCCACTCCCCGAATTGGAACCGGCGGTGCTGGACTGGGTCTGAAGATGGTCTTAGACCGCATCGAAAGCTTTTATATGGTTGTTAAACCCGATGCCTATTCTTTGTTTGGAACCCTGATCCCAACCGATAAAGGCATGAAGAAAATGTTCTCTACATCAAAGAATATTCATCTCAATTATTAA
- a CDS encoding SpoIIE family protein phosphatase yields the protein MNGQQVLEKNGLSLKYKILLLLIGISSVGLGSFLWLSVRNFTNDKSNYVLESTTQFTLSQTEIINQEIEKSLDFLRMLADHYNAEELRFSTFGTDLFQTQRTVSKLQLVRIVGPKMEFGIALNKSSEPLPFNEIPFYRLLKEKHLYLLCNPNDPAKFVAVYRLRSNDYTYMVGEILVPHIKNLADNPSYEFALYCADAAKAIINISPKVPDLDVQSLKKEFEQSRIFTRKINADNKEYLLGVSPLATSGIFLIGSVDTGKVMGVIRDLQKQAVLFFISLLGVICIIALFSANHLTMALEQLTVATQKIAAGDFTSEVKVSSKDELLTLANSFNWMKGRILELLEKTKQSARMEAELETATTVQRTLFPAKVTEAELYQIHGEYRTASECGGDLWHHFDNGKKLFLFIGDVVGHGVPSALMTTAARSVTAIVKLQGEERPAEILKLLNHCIHETSKGEMWMTFFVGVYDKESGCLTYASASQNPPFFFPNQETVSKSDIMTLMESRGPSLGRQEQSEYEEATFQMDPGSLIFFYTDGLTECVNPAKELLGESRLVRSLAKVWSKDKSSAGFCAAVSNIMDDYRKGHPFEDDVTFFCLKRLS from the coding sequence ATGAATGGGCAGCAAGTTTTGGAAAAAAATGGTCTTTCGCTTAAATATAAAATTCTACTTCTGCTAATCGGAATTTCAAGTGTGGGACTGGGCTCCTTTTTATGGCTCAGTGTTCGTAACTTTACCAACGACAAGAGCAACTATGTTCTTGAAAGCACCACACAGTTCACACTTTCTCAGACTGAAATTATCAATCAAGAGATCGAAAAGTCCTTGGACTTTCTAAGAATGCTGGCCGATCACTACAATGCCGAGGAGTTGCGGTTCAGTACATTTGGTACAGACCTCTTTCAAACACAACGGACTGTTAGCAAGTTGCAGCTTGTTCGCATCGTGGGGCCGAAAATGGAATTTGGGATTGCCCTGAATAAAAGTTCAGAGCCTTTGCCCTTCAATGAAATTCCGTTCTATCGTCTTTTAAAGGAGAAACATCTCTATCTGTTGTGCAATCCGAATGATCCCGCGAAGTTTGTGGCGGTGTATCGTCTAAGGTCAAATGACTATACTTATATGGTGGGTGAGATTCTTGTTCCCCATATTAAGAATTTGGCGGACAACCCTTCCTATGAATTTGCTCTGTACTGTGCTGACGCCGCGAAAGCTATCATTAACATAAGTCCCAAAGTGCCTGACTTGGATGTGCAGTCGCTAAAGAAGGAATTTGAACAAAGTCGAATTTTCACCAGAAAGATAAATGCGGACAATAAAGAATATCTTTTGGGAGTGTCTCCGCTGGCGACCTCGGGGATATTTCTTATCGGCTCTGTTGATACCGGAAAAGTCATGGGCGTGATCCGGGATTTGCAAAAGCAGGCTGTTTTATTTTTTATCAGCTTGCTTGGGGTGATCTGTATCATTGCTCTTTTCTCTGCAAATCACTTAACGATGGCACTTGAACAACTGACGGTGGCGACGCAAAAGATTGCGGCGGGGGATTTCACCTCTGAAGTCAAAGTGAGCTCCAAGGACGAGCTTTTGACGTTGGCAAATTCCTTCAATTGGATGAAGGGCCGCATTCTTGAGTTGCTGGAGAAAACCAAACAATCAGCGCGCATGGAAGCAGAACTTGAGACTGCGACCACGGTGCAAAGGACTTTGTTTCCGGCGAAGGTCACTGAGGCGGAACTCTATCAGATTCACGGTGAATACCGAACGGCCTCCGAATGTGGTGGGGATTTGTGGCATCACTTTGACAACGGTAAAAAGCTGTTTCTTTTTATCGGGGACGTAGTAGGTCATGGAGTGCCCTCGGCATTGATGACCACCGCCGCCAGATCGGTGACGGCCATTGTGAAGCTTCAGGGGGAAGAACGGCCCGCGGAAATTCTCAAGTTGCTGAACCATTGTATTCATGAAACGTCCAAGGGTGAAATGTGGATGACCTTCTTTGTCGGGGTCTACGATAAAGAATCGGGATGCCTGACCTATGCTTCAGCCAGTCAGAACCCACCCTTTTTCTTCCCCAATCAAGAGACAGTCTCCAAGTCCGACATTATGACTTTGATGGAATCGCGTGGACCTTCACTGGGACGCCAAGAACAATCGGAGTATGAAGAAGCCACTTTTCAAATGGATCCAGGAAGTCTGATTTTCTTCTATACTGATGGTTTGACCGAGTGTGTGAATCCAGCCAAAGAGCTCTTAGGGGAAAGTCGCTTGGTGCGCAGCCTGGCCAAGGTTTGGAGTAAGGACAAAAGCTCTGCAGGATTCTGTGCAGCGGTATCCAACATTATGGATGACTACCGTAAGGGTCATCCTTTCGAGGATGATGTTACCTTTTTCTGCCTAAAGCGCTTAAGTTGA
- a CDS encoding FKBP-type peptidyl-prolyl cis-trans isomerase N-terminal domain-containing protein, whose product MNIFRIKPNLSICFILSIGLTGCFSKKNDLEEYSYNLGLQMGYGIREQKISLNEKAFFKGLKEGLNPNSDSPSIKEVHQTLMNYQQNQNSKNNAELVKRGLEAEDYLRKNQSAPDIKLLDDGLQYKIVSKGHGRQPKLSDTVVLKYQGRLLDESVFVDSSDKESPKEFKVVDMISAWRKVLPLMNEGQKVIIFSGPQHAFGIRGTTGVPPQSLVIYDLELVKVKP is encoded by the coding sequence ATGAACATATTTCGTATCAAACCAAATCTTTCTATTTGCTTCATTTTATCAATCGGCTTGACCGGCTGTTTTTCAAAAAAAAATGATCTTGAAGAATACAGTTACAATCTTGGTCTGCAAATGGGTTACGGCATTCGGGAGCAAAAAATTTCCTTGAATGAAAAAGCCTTTTTTAAAGGACTCAAGGAAGGACTCAATCCCAACTCTGACTCGCCCTCAATAAAAGAAGTTCATCAGACCTTGATGAACTATCAGCAAAATCAGAATTCTAAAAACAACGCAGAACTTGTGAAACGTGGACTTGAAGCGGAAGATTATTTGCGCAAGAACCAGTCCGCACCGGATATTAAGCTTTTGGACGATGGCTTACAGTACAAGATAGTTTCCAAAGGGCACGGACGTCAGCCGAAGCTTTCAGATACTGTCGTTCTGAAATACCAAGGTCGCCTGCTTGATGAAAGTGTGTTTGTTGATAGCTCAGACAAAGAGAGCCCCAAAGAATTTAAAGTCGTAGACATGATCAGTGCCTGGAGAAAAGTTTTGCCCCTCATGAATGAAGGACAAAAAGTGATTATCTTCTCGGGTCCCCAGCATGCCTTCGGAATTCGCGGCACGACTGGCGTGCCGCCACAATCTTTGGTGATTTACGATTTAGAACTTGTAAAAGTTAAACCATAG